Proteins encoded in a region of the Leishmania infantum JPCM5 genome chromosome 5 genome:
- a CDS encoding putative dihydrolipoamide branched chain transacylase, translating into MRAASCMAHRCIGAAAGAVTVARAPGWPYTASQRHFFATACALLGRSIPYKLADIGEGITEVQVLGVRVKAGDTINEFDPICEVQSDKATVDITSRYTGVVKAVYLQPGATAKVGSVMLDIVPEGADDAPEAASPSRGAPSPSSASHSALQAAYSAPQPSSVPSAGKVLATPATRYLAREHKLDLAHVPATGKGGRVTKEDVLQFMDASMSAAAAPSTPSTASVAATAPPGTVVSGLQTEAGDTVMPITGVRRGMVKTMSQAASIPTFTFSEECELTRLMAVRGSLKDMVKDRSKGKAKLSFMPFFLKAASIALQHHPDINAHCPADCSALVRKAAHNIGFAMDTPNGLIVPVVKHVERKSILDIANDMQVLIERGKSNKLTTQDMTGGTFTLSNIGVIGATVTAPVLLPPQVAIGAIGRLQKLPRFDANGSLYAANLICVSFTADHRVIDGASMVRFANTYKRLLEHPENMLVDLR; encoded by the coding sequence ATGCGTGCTGCGAGTTGCAtggcgcaccgctgcatcggcgcggctgccggtgCCGTCACTGTCGCCCGCGCGCCTGGCTGGCCCTACacggcgtcgcagcggcacttCTTTGCGACGGCGTGCGCACTGCTCGGCCGCAGCATCCCGTACAAGCTGGCCGACATCGGCGAAGGGATAACAgaggtgcaggtgctggGCGTCCGCGTGAAGGCCGGCGACACCATCAACGAGTTCGACCCCATCTGCGAGGTGCAAAGCGACAAGGCCACCGTCGACATCACGTCCCGCTACACGGGCGTTGTGAAGGCGGTGTACCTGCAGCCTGGCGCGACCGCCAAGGTGGGCTCGGTCATGCTCGACATCGTGCCAGagggcgccgacgacgcgccagaggccgcctcgccgtcccGCGGCGCGCCATCGCCTTCGTCGGCGTCGCATTCTGCTTTGCAGGCAGCCTACTCCGCGCCACAGCCATCATCGGTCCCCTCGGCGGGTAAGGTGCTTGCGACACCGGCAACGCGGTACCTGGCGCGGGAACACAAGCTGGACCTCGCACATGTGCCGGCCACCGGCAAGGGCGGACGAGTAACAAAGGAGGACGTGCTTCAATTCATGGATGCGAGCAtgtctgcagcagcggcgccatcgacCCCATCTACGGCGTCGGTTGCCGCAACTGCGCCACCTGGCACCGTCGTGTCTGGACTTCAGACGGAGGCGGGTGACACCGTCATGCCCATCACcggcgtgcgccgcggcatGGTCAAGACGATGAGCCAGGCTGCGTCGATCCCCACCTTCACCTTCAGCGAGGAGTGCGAGCTCACCCGGCTCATGGCGGTGCGCGGGTCGCTGAAGGATATGGTGAAGGACCGCAGCAAAGGCAAGGCAAAGCTGTCCTTCATGCCTTTCTTTCTCAAGGCGGCGTCTatcgcgctgcagcatcaCCCGGACATCAACGCTCACTGCCCGGCGGACTGCTCGGCGTTGGTGCGCAAGGCGGCACACAACATCGGCTTCGCTATGGACACGCCGAACGGGCTCATCGTGCCGGTTGTTAAACATGTGGAGCGCAAGTCAATCCTCGACATCGCCAACGACATGCAGGTTCTCATTGAGCGCGGCAAGAGCAACAAGCTGACGACACAGGACATGACAGGTGGTACCTTCACGCTGAGCAACATTGGCGTGATTGGGGCAACGGTGACAGCGCCCGTGCTGCTCCCGCCTCAGGTCGCCATCGGGGCCATTGGCCGCTTACAAAAGCTGCCGCGCTTCGACGCGAACGGTAGCTTGTACGCTGCGAATCTCATCTGCGTTTCCTTCACAGCCGACCATCGCGTGATCGACGGCGCGAGCATGGTTCGATTCGCGAACACCTACaagcggctgctggagcatCCCGAGAACATGCTGGTGGATCTGCGGTAA